The proteins below come from a single Juglans regia cultivar Chandler chromosome 12, Walnut 2.0, whole genome shotgun sequence genomic window:
- the LOC108985204 gene encoding protein FAR-RED IMPAIRED RESPONSE 1-like, giving the protein MATSSGTTERFEEDTPGCRETEVPCFSSRVHEQGEEDMPDSGETDYGTAKTPPLDQMDSGDMIEEPKARMKFDSFAELMSYYKLYAKKCGIRSITQRSERDDEGSVRYVTLGCAHGGKAQNRTMNVAKPRPIGKTDCKAMINALKVGEKMQLTTVHNTHNQGLSPQKSRFFQCNREVSETVKRVLDTNDLAGIRMNNSFGSLVVGAEGFENLPFLEKDCHNYIDKARHLRLGAGGAGALRDYFCRMQYKNHGFFALMDLDDDERLKNIFWTDPCSRAAYQDFGDVITFGTTYLTNRYGMPFALFVGVNHHGQSILLGAWLISSEDIKTFT; this is encoded by the coding sequence ATGGCTACAAGCTCCGGAACAACCGAAAGATTCGAAGAGGATACACCTGGGTGTAGGGAAACTGAAGTGCCATGTTTCTCCTCTAGGGTTCATGAACAAGGTGAAGAGGATATGCCAGATTCAGGAGAAACTGATTATGGCACTGCCAAGACACCTCCGTTAGACCAAATGGATAGTGGTGATATGATTGAGGAGCCAAAAGCAAGGATGAAGTTTGATTCTTTTGCGGAATTAATGAGCTATTATAAACTATATGCTAAGAAATGTGGGATTCGATCCATAACACAAAGGAGTGAAAGGGATGACGAAGGGAGTGTCAGATATGTCACTCTTGGTTGTGCCCATGGGGGGAAAGCTCAGAATAGGACAATGAATGTCGCCAAACCACGACCGATAGGAAAGACTGACTGTAAGGCAatgattaatgccttaaaagttggAGAAAAGATGCAGTTGACCACAGTTCATAATACCCATAATCAAGGGCTGAGTCCACAGAAATCCCGTTTCTTCCAATGTAACCGCGAAGTTAGTGAAACTGTAAAAAGGGTACTAGATACTAACGACCTAGCTGGCATTCGAATGAATAATAGTTTCGGATCTCTTGTTGTGGGTGCGGAAGGATTTGAGAAtctcccatttttggaaaaagattgtcACAATTACATCGATAAGGCAAGACATCTACGACTTGGagcaggtggtgctggagcgctTCGAGACtatttttgtaggatgcagtacaagaatCATGGATTCTTTGccttgatggatttagatgatgatGAGAGGTTAAAGAATATCTTTTGGACAGATCCATGCAGTAGGGCAGCTTATCAAGATTTTGGTGATGTGATAACATTTGGCACCACATACTTGACAAACagatatgggatgccctttgctctctttgttggtgtaaaccatcaCGGGCAGTCGATTCTCTTGGGAGCATGGTTAATTTCCAGTGAGGATATAAAAACTTTTACATAG
- the LOC108985206 gene encoding vesicle transport protein GOT1-like, giving the protein MVSFEMNDRKKIGMGLTGFGIFFSFLGIIFFFDMGLLAMGNILFFSGVTLTIGLKSSMQFFMKRQNIKGTISFGVGFFFVVIGWPILGMILEAYGFIVLFSGFWPTLAVFLQKIPVLGWLFQQPYVRSFLDRYRGRRVPV; this is encoded by the exons ATGGTTTCCTTTGAGATGAATGACCGAAAGA AGATTGGAATGGGATTGACAGGATTTGGCATATTTTTCTCATTCCTGGgaatcatcttcttctttgacATGGGATTACTCGCCATGGGAAAT ATACTCTTCTTCTCAGGGGTGACTCTGACCATTGGACTGAAGTCCTCTATGCAGTTCTTCATGAAACGGCAAAACATCAAG GGAACAATTTCATTCGGTGTTGGCTTCTTCTTTGTTGTAATAGGATGGCCTATTTTGGGCATGATTTTGGAGGCATATGGGTTCATTGTACTCTTCAG TGGCTTCTGGCCTACACTCGCAGTTTTTTTGCAAAAGATTCCTGTTCTCGGTTGGTTGTTCCAACAGCCATATGTCAGATCG TTCCTTGACCGGTATCGGGGCAGACGGGTTCCGGTATAA
- the LOC108985203 gene encoding uncharacterized protein LOC108985203: MSKARRNSVSATALSPKVSPNSEQKNPNTITRTPTTILSSPLFKSVLLHDWWLVRAPHGKGLAVGGVASLERVGVRIFCSAAISHRHDATTLDTMDGIKITISGFINRSRTHQNGFPSEVCNRFLLGFPYNWEEYAVGCSGEDSTDRGVSTRVSTSDDSSLGFRRDGTFPFSLEDLPVTRIGDLLMSTFGDREHRLITNSIYNDILGKSKGNSPMQNVKSGLNDTPFCQKEIEVDRNSKNDNSGFNSRDMTGVENQKSICHSEISMNVLTSTRGVSTRSMTRLKNSRLEQEDRLSPDTHTKRNYSDQATSSNAARNIIEVSVPRRATKVSRPTKLFGEDKCVSGISDASVRRSSRRLMNMKK, from the exons ATGTCGAAGGCGAGAAGAAACTCGGTCTCTGCAACGGCTCTCAGCCCAAAAGTATCACCCAACTCCGAGCAGAAGAATCCGAACACGATAACCCGAACTCCCACCACAATCCTCTCTTCCCCGCTCTTCAAATCT GTGTTATTGCATGATTGGTGGCTGGTAAGGGCTCCTCATGGGAAGGGTTTAGCTGTTGGAGGGGTTGCTTCGTTAGA GAGAGTAGGAGTAAGAATCTTTTGCTCTGCTGCAATTTCCCATAGACATGATGCCACCACTCTTGATACAATGGATGGCATAAAAATTACAATCAGTGGTTTCATAAATAGGTCTCGGACACATCAAAATGGTTTTCCATCTGAG GTATGCAATCGTTTCCTGCTTGGATTTCCCTATAACTGGGAAGAGTATGCTGTTGGTTGTTCCGGGGAAGACTCTACTGACAGAGGTGTTTCAACAAGGGTTTCTACTTCTGATGACTCATCTTTGGGTTTCAGAAGAGATGGaacttttccattttctttagaAGATCTCCCAGTGACTAGGATAGGTGATCTTTTAATGTCCACTTTCGGAGATCGAGAACATCGTTTAATAACAAACAGCATTTACAATGATATACTGGGAAAATCTAAGGGGAATAGTCCAATGCAAAATGTGAAATCTGGACTAAATGACACTCCATTTTGTCAAAAGGAGATCGAGGTTGATCGTAATTCCAAAAATGATAATAGTGGCTTCAATTCAAGGGATATGACAGGAGTAGAAAATCAGAAATCTATTTGTCATTCTGAGATCAGTATGAATGTCCTCACCTCAACTAGAGGTGTTTCCACCAGAAGCATGACTAGATTGAAGAATTCTAGATTGGAACAGGAAGACAGACTTTCACCCGACACTCACACGAAGCGTAACTATAGTGATCAGGCTACTTCGTCCAATGCTGCTAGAAACATAATTGAAGTGAGTGTGCCAAGAAGAGCTACAAAGGTGAGCCGTCCAACAAAATTATTTGGAGAGGATAAATGTGTATCAGGAATTTCTGATGCATCTGTCAGAAGATCAAGCAGGAGGCTGATGAATATGAAGAAATGA